A region from the Gossypium hirsutum isolate 1008001.06 chromosome A08, Gossypium_hirsutum_v2.1, whole genome shotgun sequence genome encodes:
- the LOC121205024 gene encoding uncharacterized protein, protein MDFILGLPLTPSKKDSIWVIVNQFSKSAHFLVVRTNYLLQKLAELHIPKNASVHGVPVSIISDKDPRFTSWFWKSLQKAFGSKLTFSTTYHLQTDGQSERHVVGPNLVHEIEEKVKLICERLKAATNRQKSYPDLKCRDIEFQVGDKVFLKVSHWKKALRFGKKGKLSPRHMNESALKKPNSMCVEAWDKFNELLVNLWCMMADRIKEVLDQAWDEFKDLSSMFMERNEFNVQHLSGCFVHGQDKFMDSIY, encoded by the exons atggattttattttgggtttgccATTGACTCCATCGAAGAAGGATTCAATTTGGGTTATAGTTAATCAATTTTCGAAGAGTGCGCATTTCCTAGTAGTGCGTACCAATTATTTGTTGCAAAAGTTGGCAGAGTTGCATATTCCTAAGAATGCTAGTGTTCATGGGGTTCCAGTATCGATTATTTCTGATAaggatccgaggtttacttcatGGTTTTGGAAGAGTTTGCAAAAGGCTTTTGGATCGAAACTTACTTTTAGTACAACTTATCACCtccaaactgatggccaatctgagagG CATGTTGTTGGACCAAATCTAGTTCATGAGATCGAAGAGAAAGTAAAGTTGATATGTGAAAGGTTGAAAGCAGCAACAAATAGGCAGAAATCTTATCCAGATTTGAAATGTCGagatatagagtttcaagttggcgataaggtgttcttgaaagTTTCTCATTGGAAGAAGGCTTTGAGGTtcggtaagaagggtaagttaagTCCAAG GCACATGAATGAATCGGCATTAAAGAAACCGAATTCAATGTGTGTTGAAGCTTGGGACAAATTTAATGAGCTGCTG GTGAATTTATGGTGCATGATGGCTGACCGAATTAAAGAGGTGTTGGACCAAGCATGGGACGAATTTAAGGACTTGTCCAGCAT GTTCATGGAAAGAaacgaatttaatgtgcagcatttaAGTGGGTGTTTTGTGCATGGCCAAGACAAGTTCATGGACAGCATTTATTAA
- the LOC107952243 gene encoding uncharacterized protein — MEVIIGVFQQSVGANPTLAPTNPTPMNYGLPLEHLRALGGKEFSGVKGTNLTVAEYWFEGVERILKQIAYSDEEKLGSTMSLLDGKVHCWWNTIKRGTKIDCLIWDYFLEVFRRKFMGEYYMKAHKREFLDLVKGNLPVADYELVAQNTELFHELMEVELARSVIAETGKRASDAASRRPPKMGWLLCANCDHRHPEECCKFTGGYYKYGSKEHFLRDFPIRVEVLQTQNSAHVSAPARGRGHGRGNGTPIGQRILAHIVSSQVESGGPAWVYAIREPEDQDPTGVIIGTFTLRSIPLFAVVDSRSTHSYILNELVSQLGIPIEIIDLGMIVISSFGDSIIVNRVYHRCPLMIQRYALSVDRMELPFYGFNVILGMD; from the exons ATGGAAGTGATAATTGGAGTGTTCCAGCAGAGTGTTGGTGCTAACCCTACTCTTGCACCTACTAATCCTACACCTATGAACTATGGGTTACCGCTTGAACATCTTCGAGCATTGGGTGGTAAAGAGTTTTCTGGGGTTAAAGGGACTAATTTGACTGTAGCTGAGTATTGGTTCGAAGGAGTGGAAAGGATCCTAAAACAAATAGCCTATTCTGATGAGGAGAAGTTGGGTTCTACCATGTCCCTACTTGATGGAAAGGTGCATTGTTGGTGGAATACTATTAAAAGAGGTAcaaaaattgattgtttaatttgGGATTACTTCCTTGAGGTTTTTAGAAGGAAGTTCATGGGCGAGTACTATATGAAAGCTCATAAGCGAGAATTTTTGGATCTTGTGAAAGGTAACTTGCCTGTGGCTGACTATGAG TTAGTGGCCCAAAATACAGAGTTGTTTCATGAGCTTATGGAAGTTGAGCTAGCTCGTTCTGTAATAGCTGAGACTGGTAAGAGGGCTTCCGATGCTGCTTCTAGACGTCCGCCCAAGATGGG ATGGCTACTATGTGCTAATTGTGATCATAGGCATCCTGAAGAGTGTTGTAAGTTTACTGGTGGCTACTATAAGTATGGTTCGAAGGAACATTTTCTAAGGGATTTCCCAATCAGAGTAGAGGTTTTGCAGACCCAGAATTCGGCACATGTTTCTGCGCCTGCTAGAGGCCGAGGTCATGGTAGGGGTAATGGGACACCTATTGGGCAGCGGATTCTTGCTCACATTGTTTCCTCACAGGTTGAGTCTGGTGGTCCCGCTTGGGTTTATGCTATTAGGGAACCTGAGGATCAAGATCCGACTGGTGTTATTATAGGCACTTTCACTTTACGATCTATTCCATTGTTTGCCGTAGTTGATTCTAGATCTACACATTCGTACATTTTAAATGAACTAGTTAGTCAACTAGGGATTCCTATAGAGATAATTGATTTGGGCATGATTGTAATTAGTTCCTTTGGAGATAGTATTATTGTGAATAGAGTTTACCATAGGTGTCCTCTTATGATACAAAGGTACGCTCTCTCTGTTGATCGTATGGAATTGCCATTTTATGGGTTCAATGTTATTTTGGGCATGGACTAG